From a region of the Paenibacillus sp. R14(2021) genome:
- a CDS encoding LacI family DNA-binding transcriptional regulator, whose protein sequence is MKPTIYDVARQAGVSIATVSKVINRTGKISEKTRERISEIMAEMGYAPNLVATALSSKKTYMIGLLLPDISNPYFAELARNIEDRAQELGYNIVICNTDNHVDKEREYLTFLQQKSVDGILLATGLAHPESLGLVTGKNLPITVIAREVPRSPVNTVLVDDFMGGYLAAAHLLELGHRDIAIIVESMDLESSRQRLKGYRAALEEHGGVFDEKWVAVSDFTVASGMEVAGGLLDAAVRPTAVFACNDLLAIGTIQAARARGISVPGELSVVGFDNTFLCGIIDPALTTVGQPIRELGRQAVDLLHKQMGGDELARQRVVLLPELVVRSSTQPLGGPDKAK, encoded by the coding sequence ATGAAGCCGACGATTTACGATGTTGCCCGGCAGGCGGGCGTTTCCATCGCCACGGTGTCCAAGGTCATTAATCGGACCGGCAAAATCAGCGAGAAAACGAGAGAACGCATCTCGGAAATTATGGCGGAGATGGGCTATGCGCCGAATTTGGTGGCGACGGCGCTCTCCAGCAAGAAGACGTATATGATTGGCTTGCTGCTGCCGGATATTTCGAATCCTTATTTTGCCGAGCTTGCGCGCAATATCGAGGATCGGGCGCAGGAGCTGGGTTATAATATCGTGATTTGCAATACGGACAACCACGTGGATAAAGAACGTGAATATTTAACCTTTCTCCAGCAAAAAAGCGTGGACGGCATTCTGCTTGCAACCGGTCTTGCCCATCCGGAATCGCTGGGGCTCGTCACGGGTAAGAACCTTCCGATTACGGTCATTGCCCGCGAGGTGCCGCGGTCGCCGGTGAATACCGTGCTTGTCGACGATTTCATGGGCGGGTATCTGGCCGCGGCCCACTTGCTCGAGCTCGGCCACCGGGACATCGCGATCATCGTAGAGAGCATGGATCTAGAAAGCTCCCGCCAGCGGTTGAAGGGCTATCGGGCGGCGCTTGAGGAGCATGGCGGCGTGTTCGACGAGAAATGGGTCGCGGTCAGCGATTTCACCGTCGCCTCCGGCATGGAGGTAGCGGGCGGCCTGCTGGATGCGGCGGTTCGGCCTACGGCGGTATTCGCCTGCAATGACCTGCTGGCAATCGGCACGATTCAAGCTGCGCGAGCGCGGGGCATATCCGTGCCCGGAGAATTGTCCGTTGTCGGGTTCGACAACACGTTTCTGTGCGGTATCATTGACCCTGCGCTTACGACGGTGGGACAGCCGATCCGCGAGCTTGGGCGCCAAGCGGTCGATCTGCTGCACAAGCAGATGGGCGGGGACGAGCTTGCGCGGCAGCGGGTCGTATTGCTGCCGGAGCTGGTCGTACGGTCATCGACACAGCCGCTAGGCGGACCGGATAAAGCTAAATAG
- a CDS encoding acyltransferase: MIRRERIADLDLMRGIAILAVVAIHMTSYATAFLPVDSILYPVYFVLNAGSHFAVPAFLFLSALLLFYHYDGAAGIKWLPFYRKRVQRIAVPYLFWSVIFSAAVFYIQRTPLQEGFYRFLKGLPYGGSYEHLYFILIIAQFYAIFPCLLLLSRVKWVSRHPLLAGAGLQVCMYVLNYYMLHMSRSGSFIGTYSLYLFLGIYAAKQLKTAEHAATKQARPASFSVLLAGFLLAGAAYVGQMWLQKTTPHWLPQPYLSYVHFASDYSYAAISCLFLLRAASLFGSNGAARAGLRSLGRHAFGIYFMHPLVLLLWRSKVMNNGAITYHLLTWTGGLAALLLSWAGTAAIARTRLAPFVIGEPRHEQSRSLFGFMRKIKYRGLGG; this comes from the coding sequence ATGATCAGAAGAGAGAGAATAGCCGATCTGGATTTGATGAGAGGCATCGCGATTTTGGCGGTTGTTGCGATTCACATGACCTCGTATGCGACAGCATTTCTGCCCGTGGATTCGATATTGTACCCGGTTTATTTTGTGCTGAACGCAGGGTCTCATTTTGCCGTTCCCGCTTTCCTGTTCCTGAGCGCGCTGCTGCTCTTCTATCATTATGACGGTGCTGCCGGCATTAAGTGGCTGCCGTTCTACCGGAAGCGGGTGCAGCGAATTGCCGTTCCCTATCTCTTTTGGTCGGTGATTTTCTCCGCGGCGGTCTTCTACATCCAGCGAACGCCGCTGCAAGAGGGCTTCTACCGTTTCCTGAAAGGACTTCCTTACGGAGGAAGCTACGAGCATCTCTATTTTATCCTCATCATTGCGCAGTTCTATGCGATATTCCCGTGCCTGCTGCTCCTGAGCCGCGTGAAATGGGTGAGCAGGCATCCGCTTCTCGCCGGCGCTGGTCTGCAGGTCTGTATGTACGTCCTGAATTATTACATGCTGCATATGAGCAGGAGCGGCAGCTTCATCGGCACGTATTCGCTGTATCTATTTCTGGGCATTTATGCGGCGAAGCAGCTGAAGACGGCTGAGCATGCCGCAACGAAGCAGGCGAGGCCGGCTTCGTTCAGTGTGCTGCTCGCGGGTTTCCTGCTCGCCGGAGCGGCGTATGTCGGTCAGATGTGGCTTCAGAAAACCACACCTCACTGGCTTCCGCAGCCGTATCTCTCCTATGTGCATTTTGCTTCGGATTACAGCTATGCAGCAATCAGCTGCTTGTTCCTGCTGCGCGCGGCTTCGCTGTTCGGGTCGAATGGCGCTGCGCGGGCGGGGCTGCGTTCGCTTGGGAGGCATGCGTTCGGCATTTATTTCATGCATCCGCTCGTCCTGCTGCTCTGGCGCTCGAAGGTGATGAACAACGGAGCGATCACGTACCATCTGCTGACGTGGACCGGCGGGCTTGCCGCGCTCCTGCTGTCCTGGGCGGGAACGGCGGCGATCGCTAGGACGAGGCTTGCTCCGTTTGTGATTGGGGAGCCGCGGCATGAGCAGTCACGGTCGCTGTTTGGGTTCATGCGCAAAATCAAATACCGCGGCCTTGGCGGCTGA
- a CDS encoding CoA-acylating methylmalonate-semialdehyde dehydrogenase translates to MTQVQTVSNFIGGKFVPSQSDRTEDVPNPATGETLVRVPLSTRGDLEAAVAAAQAAYPAWSQTPVPRRARILFKYQQLLVEHWDELAKLVTLENGKSYGEAYGEVQRGIECVEFAAGAPTLMMGSVLPDIATGIESAMYRYPVGVVGGIAPFNFPMMVPAWMFPLAIACGNTFVLKPSERTPLTANRLAELFTEAGLPDGVFNIVHGAHDVVNGLLEHADVKAISFVGSQPVAEYVYKTASAHGKRVQALGGAKNHSIVMPDADLDLTVKEITNAAFGSAGERCMACSVVVAVGGVGDALLAKLKERAESIRIGNGMDEGVFLGPVIRAAHKDRTIGYIEKGVEQGANLVLDGRESACTNEAGYFIGPTIFDGVTKDMAIWQDEIFAPVLQIVRVDTLEEAVAWANASEFANGACLFSSGSHAVRQFRETIDAGMLGINVGVPAPMAFFPFSGFKKSFYGDLHANGKDGVEFYTRKKMIVARY, encoded by the coding sequence ATGACACAAGTTCAAACCGTATCCAATTTTATCGGAGGGAAATTCGTTCCCTCCCAGTCCGATCGCACAGAAGACGTACCTAACCCGGCAACCGGCGAGACGCTCGTGAGAGTTCCGCTCTCTACGCGCGGCGACTTGGAAGCTGCCGTAGCCGCGGCGCAGGCGGCTTATCCGGCATGGAGCCAAACGCCGGTTCCGCGCAGAGCGCGTATTCTGTTCAAATACCAGCAGCTGCTGGTGGAGCACTGGGATGAGCTCGCCAAGCTGGTTACGCTCGAGAATGGCAAAAGCTACGGCGAAGCGTACGGCGAAGTGCAGCGCGGCATCGAGTGCGTCGAATTTGCGGCAGGCGCGCCGACGCTCATGATGGGCAGCGTGCTGCCGGACATCGCTACGGGCATCGAATCTGCCATGTACCGCTACCCGGTCGGCGTTGTCGGCGGCATCGCGCCGTTCAACTTCCCGATGATGGTGCCGGCGTGGATGTTCCCGCTTGCCATCGCATGCGGCAACACGTTCGTATTGAAGCCGTCCGAGCGGACGCCGCTGACGGCGAACCGCTTGGCGGAATTGTTCACGGAAGCCGGCCTGCCGGACGGCGTGTTCAACATCGTCCACGGCGCGCATGACGTCGTGAACGGCCTGCTGGAGCATGCGGACGTCAAAGCGATCTCCTTCGTAGGCTCGCAGCCTGTCGCGGAATACGTGTACAAAACCGCATCCGCGCACGGCAAACGCGTGCAGGCGCTCGGCGGCGCGAAGAACCATTCCATCGTCATGCCGGATGCCGACTTGGATCTGACGGTCAAAGAAATCACAAACGCCGCTTTCGGCTCCGCGGGCGAGCGCTGCATGGCGTGCTCCGTCGTCGTCGCAGTCGGCGGCGTAGGCGATGCGCTGCTTGCGAAGCTCAAGGAACGCGCCGAAAGCATCCGCATCGGCAACGGCATGGACGAAGGCGTCTTCCTCGGCCCGGTCATCCGCGCGGCGCATAAGGACCGCACGATCGGCTATATCGAGAAGGGCGTCGAGCAAGGCGCGAACCTCGTGCTGGACGGCCGCGAATCGGCTTGCACGAATGAAGCGGGCTATTTCATCGGACCGACGATCTTTGACGGCGTGACGAAAGACATGGCGATTTGGCAGGACGAGATCTTCGCGCCCGTGCTTCAAATCGTGCGTGTCGATACGCTGGAGGAAGCCGTCGCTTGGGCGAACGCATCCGAATTCGCGAACGGCGCCTGCTTGTTCTCGAGCGGCAGCCATGCCGTACGCCAGTTCCGCGAGACGATCGATGCAGGGATGCTGGGCATTAACGTAGGCGTTCCGGCGCCGATGGCGTTCTTCCCGTTCTCCGGCTTCAAGAAATCGTTCTACGGTGATCTTCATGCGAACGGCAAGGACGGCGTGGAGTTCTACACCCGCAAGAAAATGATTGTGGCCCGCTATTAA
- a CDS encoding PQQ-binding-like beta-propeller repeat protein: MKMIAVLSLTATILASGLPGTAAVHAEKPVLNSSTPMYNAVSAPAIKPLWSLPLATFDPYGTTVTAALAEQGRVFALITGGQLAAYDGASGRKLWKFGADLKPVLVYDQGIVYGLTKEGAVFALSAGGGKKWISVIHADKADNIRPVGDTVYVTQNLTLFALDRATGKLRWKTTETDGSYEAGFSDVREEDGVVLRGYTVQGALSSSQINAYDKSTGKQLWKSFRQQLPLAVKGGLLYSVMDQFMIGDNDPVNKSLHIAVMNLRTGALKGERIYQWTTQPEVPGQYRFGGPNGSAFLSGDDLYVYQDQAVAKYDFTAYSPASKPVQRWSAPNARDYQPLYRLHGGRLLYQNVHNYSMAVLKTVNGQISGFPQGIQAVQTDLYGNGLFVARADGTLDAYNFATFQPVFSVKTATRDFESTLKSGNMIYIRTGGKLLAVKLPPGLMTD; this comes from the coding sequence ATGAAAATGATCGCCGTTCTCAGCTTGACCGCCACTATTCTGGCCTCTGGCTTGCCTGGTACGGCAGCCGTTCACGCCGAGAAGCCTGTCCTTAACAGCTCGACTCCGATGTATAACGCAGTGTCCGCTCCCGCGATAAAGCCGCTGTGGAGCCTGCCGCTTGCAACGTTTGATCCGTACGGCACGACCGTTACGGCAGCGCTCGCCGAACAAGGACGCGTGTTTGCGCTTATAACGGGCGGACAGCTCGCCGCCTACGACGGCGCTAGCGGGCGGAAGCTTTGGAAATTCGGCGCAGACTTGAAGCCGGTACTGGTCTATGATCAGGGCATCGTTTACGGCCTTACGAAGGAAGGCGCAGTCTTCGCTTTAAGCGCCGGAGGGGGCAAGAAATGGATCTCAGTCATACACGCCGACAAAGCTGACAACATACGTCCTGTCGGCGATACCGTCTATGTGACGCAGAATCTGACGCTCTTCGCGCTTGACCGGGCTACTGGCAAGCTGCGCTGGAAGACAACGGAAACGGACGGCTCCTATGAGGCCGGCTTCTCCGATGTCAGGGAAGAGGACGGCGTCGTTTTGCGCGGTTATACGGTACAGGGAGCTCTGTCATCGAGCCAAATCAATGCTTACGATAAATCGACGGGCAAGCAGCTGTGGAAATCATTCCGCCAGCAATTACCGCTCGCCGTGAAGGGTGGACTCCTCTACTCCGTAATGGACCAGTTCATGATCGGAGACAACGATCCCGTCAATAAGAGCCTGCACATCGCGGTCATGAATCTAAGGACCGGCGCGTTAAAGGGTGAACGCATATACCAATGGACAACGCAGCCAGAGGTACCCGGCCAGTACCGATTCGGCGGCCCTAACGGATCTGCCTTCCTGAGCGGCGACGACCTATACGTCTATCAGGATCAAGCCGTTGCCAAATACGACTTTACCGCCTACTCTCCTGCCAGCAAGCCGGTACAACGCTGGTCCGCGCCGAACGCGCGGGACTACCAGCCGCTGTACAGACTCCACGGCGGAAGGCTGCTTTACCAAAACGTGCACAACTATTCAATGGCGGTGTTAAAGACGGTAAACGGTCAAATCAGCGGCTTCCCGCAAGGCATTCAAGCGGTCCAGACGGATCTGTACGGTAACGGCCTGTTCGTCGCCCGCGCGGACGGTACGCTGGATGCGTACAATTTTGCGACATTTCAGCCTGTCTTCAGCGTAAAGACAGCCACCCGCGATTTCGAATCGACGCTGAAATCCGGCAATATGATCTACATTCGAACGGGCGGCAAGCTGCTGGCGGTGAAACTACCGCCCGGCTTGATGACAGACTGA
- the iolC gene encoding 5-dehydro-2-deoxygluconokinase codes for MSSGITFPSGRRLDFVSIGRLCIDLNANEIHRPLEDTITFTRYLGGSPANITVALARLGAKTGFIGKIANDGFGRFIRRYLEQHEIDTTSVVDDMTGAVTGLAFTEIKSPTDCSILMYRDNVADLKLTPGEVSEELIASAKALVVSGTALAASPSREAVFTAIGYARKHGTKIIYDIDYRPYTWANRDEVQVYCALAAEQADVIFAGIEEFSLLEPKTDAPFDEAAVVARWLGHKAQLVVVKRGGDGSVAYSGDGSAYPGRTFPANVVKTFGAGDSFAGAFLYGLLQGWPLPKCQDYGAAAAHIVVSSHSCSDAMPTRAEVEQVLLRVGALEA; via the coding sequence ATGAGCAGCGGAATTACATTTCCAAGCGGCCGCAGGCTGGACTTCGTCAGCATCGGCCGGCTGTGCATCGATTTGAATGCCAATGAGATTCACCGGCCGCTCGAGGATACGATTACGTTTACCCGTTACCTCGGCGGTTCGCCGGCGAATATTACGGTCGCGCTGGCTAGGCTTGGCGCTAAGACCGGCTTTATCGGCAAGATCGCAAACGACGGCTTCGGCCGCTTCATTAGACGTTACTTGGAGCAGCACGAGATCGACACAACCTCGGTCGTGGACGATATGACTGGTGCGGTTACGGGCCTTGCATTCACGGAGATCAAGTCGCCGACGGACTGCAGCATTCTCATGTACCGCGATAACGTCGCCGATCTGAAACTCACGCCCGGCGAAGTCAGCGAGGAGCTGATCGCCTCCGCCAAGGCGCTGGTCGTCTCCGGCACGGCACTCGCGGCAAGCCCTTCGCGCGAAGCGGTATTCACTGCGATCGGGTACGCCCGCAAGCACGGCACGAAGATTATTTACGATATCGATTATCGTCCTTATACTTGGGCGAACCGGGATGAAGTTCAAGTGTACTGCGCGCTTGCGGCGGAGCAAGCGGACGTGATCTTCGCCGGCATCGAGGAATTCTCGCTGCTTGAACCGAAGACGGACGCGCCGTTCGACGAGGCGGCCGTCGTGGCGCGCTGGCTCGGACACAAAGCGCAGCTCGTCGTCGTGAAACGCGGCGGCGACGGATCGGTTGCCTATTCCGGAGACGGCTCCGCCTATCCGGGCCGCACCTTCCCGGCAAACGTCGTCAAAACCTTCGGCGCAGGCGATTCCTTCGCCGGTGCGTTCCTGTACGGCCTGCTGCAAGGCTGGCCGCTGCCAAAATGCCAAGATTACGGCGCGGCGGCAGCGCATATCGTCGTATCCAGCCACAGCTGCTCGGACGCCATGCCAACGCGGGCGGAAGTCGAGCAGGTATTGTTGAGAGTCGGAGCCCTGGAGGCCTAG